The genomic DNA TCCATGATCTCGGACATGGTGTTGAAGTCCAGGATGGCCTCGCCGGTGATCATGAAGCAGTCCCGCAGCGGGGTCATCACGTCCTCCACCGTCTTGGTGCGGAGCTCCAGCGCCCCTTGGATGATGTTGAGCTCCTCCTTGACCAGGTCGTTGTAGGGGTCGGTGACGCGCAGCATCTCCAGCAGCTTCTCGCGGTTGTAGACGGTGCCGATCTCCTGGCCCAGGACGCAGTCCAGCAGCTTGCTGACCGGGTAGGAGGCCGGGAAGGTCATCATCATGAAGAACTTGGTGAGGAAGATGGTGTTGGCGCCCACGGCCAGGCCGTGGCGCGAGCAGATGGCCTGCGGCACGATCTCGCCGAAGATGACGATGCCGATGGTGGACACCACCACGGCCACCAGGCCGGAGCCGGCGATGTCGTCCAGCAGGATGGTGAGGGTGGTGTTGACCAGCACGTTGCCCAGCAGCAGCGAGCACAGCAGGTAGTTGCCCTGGCGGCGCACGGGCTCGATGCGCTTGGCGTAGTTCTTCTCCTTCTCGGTGCCGCAGTTCTGCACGATGCGCAGCTCCATGGGGTCCAGCGCCATCAGCCCCAGGTTGAGGCCGCTGAACATGCCCGACAGGCAGAGCAGCAGCGAGATGAAGATCACCTGCAGCCAGAAGGGCAGCAGGAACTTCTTCTCCTCCCCCACGATCATCTTCGTGTCCTCGCCGTCGTGGTAGATCCAGGTGGTCTCGGCCCAGGGCGGCGGGGGCAGGCCGGCCACGCCGCGGCCGCCCTTGGCGCCCCCCGGGCCGGCCGCCGCGCCGGGGCCGCCGGCCGCCACGGGCGGCGTGGAGAGCGAGGTGCACAGGTAGTACGACTTGCTCTTCTCCGTCTTGCGCAGCGGCTTGATCTCGATCTCGATGATGCCCGACGTGCGGCGGTTGAGCACGATGTGCGGCCGGATGATGATGTCCGAGGTGCGGATGCCGCAGCGCTGGGGGCCGCCGTCCGGCTCCGGCCGCAGCGGGCCGCCGCCGCGCTCCGCCTGGCCCTGCCGCCGCCGCTCGTGCTCCGTGAAGGCGATGCGCGACCAGGTCTCGTTGTTGATGTTCTGCCCGTAGACCCGCAGCTTGACGCGGGTGCGCTCGCTCACCCGCAGCGCGCCCCCTTCCATGAACGACACGTCGTTGGTGTCCTCCAGCCGCAGCCCGATGATCACCGTCTCCTCCGCCTCGCCGGCCCCCGCGCAGCCGCCCCCGCCGCAGCAGCAgcccaggagcagcagcagcagcagcagcggcggcggcggccgcggcggcggcgCCGGCGGCACCTCCCGGCCGCGGCGCGCCGCCATCTTCCAAGCGGGCAGTGCGGCGGCCGCCGGCCCGCCCGCCATCTTTACTCCGGGCTCTAGCAGCGCCGCAGCCGATCGCGAGGGGGCTGCTCCGGCTGCGGCTTCATCCTCGCCTCCCCGGCCGCCCGAGGCGCAGGCACCGGCGCTCAGCGGGGCTGCCCCCGGGAGTGCGCCCCCGACGCTTCGCGGGCCCCTTCCCTCGCGGACACTGACGCCGCCGGGGCCGGACGCCGGACCTCTAGCCGGagcggggaggggggggggaggaggcgGGCGCGGGCCGGCCGCCGCCTTGAGGAGCAGGCGGGCCGACCGGTCCGGAGCCAGCGCCCGCCCTCTCGGCGAGGGGGCTGGAATGAGGGCGGGGCCCCCGGCCGCCCCGCGGCCCAATGGCgaggccggggggcggggcctccctcgccccgccccctccccacgCCAAGTTTCCAACTGCAAGGCGCGTGACTCTTGTGTATGTGTGCGGGGAGGGGGCGTGGCCGGCGGGCGCCCGGACGCCAATGGGAGCCCCGAGCTGGCCGAAAGGAGGCGGGGCCGCCCGAAGCCCAGCCAATGAAAGCCGCCCCTCCCTCCGGCCGGGCCGTCTCCTTGGGGAACTTGATAGTAGACGGAGGCTCGCGCCTCTCCTGCGGGCTGCGGCGTCGCCTCTGGTTCCCGCGCGCGTTCCGTGCCGGCCGGCCCCGGGCGCGGCGAGGGGGCTCCGCGGGCCGGGGGAAGGGCCACCGAGGCGGCCCCGGCCCCAGCCGCAGCGCCCAAGCGCCCACGTGCTTCCAGCCGCGGCCGCTGGGAGAAGCGGCGCCGCGGAGGAGGCGCCCTCGGGCGGCTGGTGGAGCCGCAGCGCCGCCTGCCGCCGGCCGGGGCGCCCCGCGGGGGCTCTCGGTGCCCAGCGCCCCGTCTGTGCTTGTCCACAAACTGTCTGAAGCCGGGGGGCGCCCGGCGCAGGCTCTGTGCAGCACTCTTAGTTATTAATTAATAAGAGTATTAATGAAACTGAATGAAAATCACATTCATTAACAAATTGTCATTTATCAATAAACTATAATCGATGAATAAATCGTTTATCCAGTTACACGGTGTATCAAACTAATCAATTAAAACTTTCGATACTGAGCTTTGAAGA from Macrotis lagotis isolate mMagLag1 chromosome 4, bilby.v1.9.chrom.fasta, whole genome shotgun sequence includes the following:
- the CNNM2 gene encoding metal transporter CNNM2, which codes for MGEPLSLEHASPGVRPCRVWGHGRQRPPCPSRPHQRSGPLPTSPTSGLGSSGQTLFVTPISGLLQSSSAAQSLRRAPPGFRQFVDKHRRGAGHREPPRGAPAGGRRRCGSTSRPRAPPPRRRFSQRPRLEARGRLGAAAGAGAASVALPPARGAPSPRPGPAGTERAREPEATPQPAGEARASVYYQVPQGDGPAGGRGGFHWLGFGRPRLLSASSGLPLASGRPPATPPPRTHTQESRALQLETWRGEGAGRGRPRPPASPLGRGAAGGPALIPAPSPRGRALAPDRSARLLLKAAAGPRPPPPPPLPAPARGPASGPGGVSVREGRGPRSVGGALPGAAPLSAGACASGGRGGEDEAAAGAAPSRSAAALLEPGVKMAGGPAAAALPAWKMAARRGREVPPAPPPRPPPPLLLLLLLLGCCCGGGGCAGAGEAEETVIIGLRLEDTNDVSFMEGGALRVSERTRVKLRVYGQNINNETWSRIAFTEHERRRQGQAERGGGPLRPEPDGGPQRCGIRTSDIIIRPHIVLNRRTSGIIEIEIKPLRKTEKSKSYYLCTSLSTPPVAAGGPGAAAGPGGAKGGRGVAGLPPPPWAETTWIYHDGEDTKMIVGEEKKFLLPFWLQVIFISLLLCLSGMFSGLNLGLMALDPMELRIVQNCGTEKEKNYAKRIEPVRRQGNYLLCSLLLGNVLVNTTLTILLDDIAGSGLVAVVVSTIGIVIFGEIVPQAICSRHGLAVGANTIFLTKFFMMMTFPASYPVSKLLDCVLGQEIGTVYNREKLLEMLRVTDPYNDLVKEELNIIQGALELRTKTVEDVMTPLRDCFMITGEAILDFNTMSEIMESGYTRIPVFEGERSNIVDLLFVKDLAFVDPDDSTPLKTITKFYNHPLHFVFNDTKLDAMLEEFKKGKSHLAIVQRVNNEGEGDPFYEVLGIVTLEDVIEEIIKSEILDETDLYTDNRTKKKVAHRERKQDFSAFKQTDSEMKVKISPQLLLAMHRFLATEVEAFSPSQMSEKILLRLLKHPNVIQELKYDEKNKKAPEYYLYQRNKPVDYFVLILQGKVEVEAGKEGMKFEASAFSYYGVMALTAAPVPLSLSRTFVVNRTELLAAGSPAENKSPPRPCGLNHSDSLNRSDRIDAVTPTLGNSNNQLNSSFLQVYVPDYSVRALSDIQFVKITRQQYQNALMASRMDKTPQSSDSENTKIELTLTELHDGLPDETANLLNEQNCVTHSKANHSLHSEGAI